A genomic segment from Stenotrophomonas maltophilia encodes:
- a CDS encoding heavy metal sensor histidine kinase: protein MNLRRSIAVRLTLLFAIVATLVLAALGVAIYVSARHDLVAQDFIELENKVALIRDLADNGPAAARGPRLAEALGHHPDIAFHIVDGSGTVLFSTAPALLREHARSQPIDATPWRHDWILADGRCMHALHLRQALADGSQLVTLLAIDDNRHADFLQRFRHLLAIAIIGAAVASSLLGGYVVRRTLRPLRTLADEARQITAGRLQRRLSARSAPAELEQLAQTLNGMLARLQQDFARLTGFSGDLAHELRTPITNMLTQVQVVLAHPRSNEAYRETLASCAEELQQLAQTVGDLLYLAQAEAPGALPSREPVALDAVVDSLLEFYELLAEDRKLTLRREGTARVEGNRLMLHRAIANLLSNALKHATAGSEVRVRLAEADGVCRVSVHNVGTAIAEEALPRLFDRFYRGERGRHEGAGLGLAITRAIAQAHGGSVSVASDDTGTVFELVLPSPAAR from the coding sequence ATGAACCTGCGCCGTTCCATCGCGGTACGGCTGACGCTGCTGTTCGCCATCGTGGCCACGCTGGTGCTGGCCGCATTGGGCGTGGCGATCTATGTCAGCGCCCGCCATGATCTTGTTGCCCAGGACTTCATCGAACTGGAAAACAAGGTCGCGTTGATCCGCGACCTTGCTGACAATGGGCCTGCCGCCGCACGCGGACCGCGGTTGGCAGAGGCGCTCGGCCATCATCCGGATATCGCCTTCCACATTGTTGATGGGAGCGGAACCGTGCTGTTCTCCACTGCGCCGGCACTGCTGCGCGAGCATGCACGCAGCCAGCCCATCGATGCCACGCCATGGCGGCACGACTGGATCCTCGCCGATGGTCGCTGCATGCATGCCCTGCACCTGCGCCAGGCGCTGGCCGACGGCAGCCAGCTGGTTACCCTGCTGGCCATCGATGACAACCGCCATGCCGATTTCCTGCAGCGCTTCCGCCACCTGCTGGCGATCGCGATCATTGGCGCCGCCGTGGCCAGCAGCCTGCTCGGCGGCTACGTGGTGCGGCGAACACTGCGGCCCCTGCGCACGCTGGCCGATGAGGCCCGGCAGATCACCGCTGGCCGGTTGCAGCGCCGCCTGAGCGCGCGCAGTGCACCGGCCGAACTTGAGCAGCTGGCGCAGACCCTCAATGGCATGCTGGCGCGCCTGCAGCAGGACTTCGCGCGGCTGACCGGGTTCTCCGGTGACCTTGCCCACGAGCTGCGCACGCCCATCACCAATATGCTCACCCAGGTGCAGGTGGTGCTGGCGCACCCGCGCAGCAATGAGGCCTACCGCGAGACGCTGGCGTCCTGCGCCGAGGAACTGCAGCAGCTGGCACAGACCGTGGGCGACCTGCTGTACCTGGCGCAGGCCGAAGCACCGGGCGCGCTGCCTTCACGCGAGCCGGTGGCGCTGGACGCGGTGGTGGATTCACTGCTGGAGTTCTACGAGCTGCTGGCCGAGGACCGGAAGTTGACCCTGCGCCGCGAAGGCACCGCACGCGTCGAGGGCAACCGCTTGATGCTGCACCGGGCGATCGCCAACCTGCTGTCCAACGCGTTGAAGCATGCCACCGCCGGCAGCGAGGTGCGGGTGCGGCTGGCCGAGGCCGATGGCGTGTGCAGGGTCAGCGTGCACAACGTCGGAACCGCGATTGCTGAAGAAGCGCTGCCGCGCCTGTTCGATCGTTTCTACCGCGGCGAGCGCGGCCGCCACGAAGGTGCGGGGCTGGGCCTGGCGATCACCCGTGCCATCGCACAGGCGCATGGCGGCAGCGTGAGTGTCGCGTCCGATGACACCGGCACCGTGTTCGAGCTGGTGCTGCCGAGCCCAGCGGCCCGGTAG
- a CDS encoding LysR family transcriptional regulator, translated as MDRFTAMRAFVRIVERRSFTRASEDLGLPRATVTDAIKALEQRLGVRLLHRTTRLVVPTLEGEAFYGRCLRLIADMDDAEAAFRDAPPRGPLRIEVHGTLGRHLLFPHLPEFLQRYPEIELEVSEGDRYVDLLREGVDAALRVGTLADSDLAARRLTMLREVTVAAPGYVQAHGLPDTIESLEKGHQMVGYRSSATGQLIPLEFQQGGHVHYLPLPARVRVSGADAFLGAALAGLGIIQAPRYRMDPYIARGQLVELLPEAPPTPSPLSLVYPRNRTPSPRLRVFIDWVAGVFEQTGVTGQRPALPKQRS; from the coding sequence ATGGACCGCTTCACGGCCATGCGCGCCTTCGTCCGTATCGTCGAGCGCCGCAGCTTCACCCGGGCTTCCGAGGACCTGGGCCTGCCACGGGCCACGGTGACCGATGCGATCAAGGCGCTGGAACAGCGGCTGGGCGTGCGCCTGCTGCACCGGACCACGCGGCTGGTGGTACCAACGCTGGAAGGCGAGGCCTTCTATGGGCGTTGCCTGCGCCTGATCGCCGACATGGATGATGCCGAGGCCGCCTTCCGTGACGCGCCGCCGCGTGGCCCCTTGCGCATTGAGGTGCATGGCACGCTGGGCCGGCACCTGCTGTTCCCGCATCTGCCGGAATTCCTGCAGCGCTACCCGGAGATCGAACTGGAGGTCAGCGAAGGCGACCGCTATGTTGACCTGCTGCGCGAAGGCGTGGATGCGGCGTTGCGCGTGGGGACGCTGGCCGACAGCGATCTGGCGGCGCGCCGGTTGACGATGCTGCGCGAGGTGACGGTGGCCGCGCCGGGTTATGTGCAGGCGCACGGCCTGCCCGATACCATCGAATCGCTGGAGAAAGGCCATCAGATGGTCGGCTACCGCTCCAGCGCCACCGGTCAGCTGATTCCGCTGGAGTTCCAGCAGGGTGGGCACGTGCACTACCTGCCGCTGCCGGCGCGGGTGCGTGTGTCCGGTGCGGATGCGTTCCTCGGCGCCGCGCTGGCGGGCCTGGGTATCATCCAGGCGCCGCGCTACCGGATGGACCCGTATATCGCGCGCGGGCAGCTGGTCGAGCTGTTGCCGGAGGCGCCGCCGACACCAAGCCCGTTGAGCCTGGTCTACCCGCGCAACCGCACGCCGTCGCCACGGTTGCGGGTGTTCATCGACTGGGTGGCCGGGGTGTTCGAGCAGACCGGGGTTACCGGCCAGCGGCCGGCACTACCGAAGCAACGTTCCTGA
- a CDS encoding SDR family oxidoreductase, producing MTLSPARSVALVTGGSRGIGAAISRRLAADGHAVAINYAGRRDDAEALAAELNAAGAQAIALQADVADPQAVRQLFDAIEARFGGIDVVVNSAGVLQLAPLADTDDALFERVIGINIKGAFNVLRESARRVRDGGRLITLSTSVVGIRLENYSVYAASKAAVETMGAILSKELRGRNITVNAVAPGPTATDLFLDGKSPELIERLAKMNPLERLGTPEDIAGAVAFLAGADGRWINGQVLRANGGMV from the coding sequence ATGACCCTCTCCCCCGCCCGCTCTGTCGCCCTGGTCACCGGCGGCTCCCGTGGCATCGGCGCCGCCATCTCCCGCCGGCTCGCCGCCGATGGCCACGCCGTCGCGATCAACTATGCTGGGCGCCGCGACGACGCCGAGGCCTTGGCGGCCGAACTCAACGCAGCCGGCGCGCAGGCCATCGCGCTGCAGGCCGACGTGGCCGACCCGCAGGCGGTCCGCCAGCTGTTCGATGCCATCGAAGCCCGTTTCGGCGGCATCGACGTGGTGGTCAACAGTGCCGGCGTGCTGCAGTTGGCACCGCTGGCCGACACCGACGACGCCCTGTTCGAGCGGGTGATCGGCATCAACATCAAGGGCGCCTTCAACGTGCTGCGCGAAAGCGCGCGACGGGTACGCGACGGTGGCCGGCTGATCACCCTGTCCACCAGCGTGGTCGGCATCCGGCTGGAGAACTACAGCGTTTACGCGGCCAGCAAGGCGGCGGTGGAGACGATGGGCGCGATCCTCAGCAAGGAGCTGCGCGGGCGCAACATCACCGTGAATGCGGTAGCGCCCGGCCCGACCGCCACCGATCTCTTCCTGGACGGCAAGTCGCCCGAGCTGATCGAGCGGCTGGCGAAGATGAATCCCCTGGAGCGGCTGGGTACGCCGGAGGACATCGCCGGTGCGGTGGCCTTCCTGGCCGGTGCCGATGGCCGGTGGATCAATGGCCAGGTGCTGCGCGCCAATGGCGGGATGGTGTAG
- a CDS encoding efflux RND transporter permease subunit, with product MIDRLIAYCLRQPLMVMLALLLFIGAGIAAFRVLPVEAFPDVSDTQVTVVSLHPGRAAEEVEREVTMPLEVALSGIPHSVRVFSHTQFGLSMIILTFDDKADDYFARQQVLERLQGVELPEGVTPELEAMSSAVGEIYRYVLKGPHLTPTQLRTVQEWTMERSLRTVPGVADVISFGGFARTFQVKPDLDKLRDRGISLGEFAEALEKGSSNAGGGYVERGQQQFLIRGVGLMRSPADIGNVVVAQRGGTPILVRDLAGIADTGLPRQGLVGQDDNDDAVFGMVLMRKGENPSDVLDALHARIAEIQANQLPAGVSIEPFYDRSWLVSTTLKTVFRNLLEGAVLVFLVLWLFLYNARAALIVAAMMPLALLSTFLGLHLWGVPANLLSLGAMDFGIIIDGAVIVTEHIVSRLSKLPPTADRKTRFSTILSAASEVGRPTFFSMLIIIAAHIPIFTLQRQEGRMFAPMAYSVTSALIGALILALTVVPLFCYWWLRRDRMRDGNPLMDRLTGWYRPILERALARPRAVVLTAVALLVGTLALGTRLGSEFLPELDEGSIWLTATLDPSTSLAEAQQQSRRIRELVGTFPQVSTVVAKLGRPEDGSDAKGANQIEALVALKPEKEWPKGVDKRQLVSDLQRTLEQRIPGPEFSISQPVRDNILESISQIKGQVVIKVSGSDLDVLNQQAQAILGQVRGVEGVESAFIDRDGSLPQLQIEIDRDRAARYGLNVRDIDEVIETALGGRQVGELWEGDRKFPITLRLDDADRDLQRLRTVPVGIGDGQTVTLSDVADFRMASGAINISRENAQRVKAVSIFIAGRDMGSVVADMRKRVDASVQLPEGYRLEWSGEFENQQRAMKRLGWVIPLSVLIIFVLLFDAFKDISSAALILANVPLAMIGGILALWLTGIPLSVSAAIGFIALFGQAVLNGVVMLSRFAQLREQGMDLLQSVVQGSLQRLRTVLMTALLAMFGLLPMATSHAIGAETQKPLAVVVIGGLLSAMLLTLLVLPTLYYWVHRRREARTG from the coding sequence ATGATCGATCGCCTGATTGCCTATTGCCTGCGCCAGCCACTGATGGTGATGCTGGCACTGCTGCTGTTCATCGGCGCTGGCATAGCCGCGTTCCGCGTGCTGCCGGTGGAAGCCTTCCCGGATGTGTCCGACACCCAGGTGACGGTGGTATCGCTGCACCCGGGCCGGGCCGCAGAAGAGGTGGAGCGCGAGGTGACGATGCCGCTGGAGGTGGCGCTGTCCGGCATCCCGCATTCGGTGCGGGTGTTCTCGCATACGCAGTTCGGCCTGTCGATGATCATCCTGACCTTCGACGACAAGGCTGACGACTACTTCGCACGCCAGCAGGTGCTGGAGCGCCTGCAGGGCGTGGAGCTGCCGGAAGGCGTGACGCCGGAACTGGAGGCGATGAGCTCGGCGGTGGGCGAGATCTACCGGTACGTCCTGAAAGGCCCGCACCTGACACCGACCCAACTGCGCACCGTGCAGGAATGGACGATGGAACGCAGCCTGCGCACCGTGCCCGGCGTGGCTGATGTGATCAGTTTCGGCGGCTTCGCGCGCACCTTCCAGGTCAAGCCGGACCTGGACAAGCTGCGTGACCGTGGCATCAGCCTGGGTGAGTTCGCCGAGGCGCTGGAAAAGGGCAGCTCGAATGCGGGCGGCGGCTATGTGGAACGCGGGCAGCAGCAGTTCCTGATCCGCGGTGTAGGCCTGATGCGTTCGCCCGCCGACATCGGCAATGTGGTGGTCGCGCAGCGCGGAGGCACGCCGATCCTGGTACGCGACCTGGCCGGCATCGCCGACACCGGGCTGCCCCGGCAGGGCCTGGTCGGCCAGGATGACAATGACGATGCGGTGTTCGGCATGGTGCTGATGCGCAAGGGCGAGAACCCGTCCGACGTGCTCGACGCCCTGCATGCACGCATCGCCGAGATCCAGGCGAACCAGCTGCCGGCCGGGGTCAGCATCGAGCCGTTCTACGACCGCTCCTGGCTGGTGTCGACCACGCTGAAGACCGTCTTCCGCAACCTGCTGGAAGGTGCGGTACTGGTGTTCCTGGTGCTGTGGCTGTTCCTGTACAACGCCCGCGCCGCGCTGATCGTGGCGGCGATGATGCCGTTGGCGCTGCTGTCGACCTTCCTCGGCCTGCACCTGTGGGGCGTGCCGGCCAACCTGCTGTCATTGGGCGCGATGGACTTCGGCATCATCATCGATGGCGCGGTGATCGTGACCGAGCACATTGTTTCGCGATTATCGAAGCTGCCACCTACGGCTGATCGGAAGACGCGGTTCTCGACCATTCTTTCGGCCGCATCGGAAGTGGGCCGGCCGACGTTCTTCTCGATGTTGATCATCATCGCCGCGCATATCCCGATCTTCACCCTGCAGCGCCAGGAAGGCCGCATGTTCGCGCCGATGGCGTACTCGGTGACCTCGGCGTTGATCGGTGCGTTGATCCTGGCGCTGACCGTAGTGCCGCTGTTCTGCTACTGGTGGCTGCGGCGTGACCGCATGCGTGACGGCAATCCGCTGATGGACCGCCTGACCGGCTGGTACCGGCCGATCCTGGAGCGCGCACTGGCGCGCCCGCGTGCGGTGGTGCTGACTGCGGTCGCATTGCTGGTCGGCACGCTGGCACTGGGTACCCGCCTGGGTTCGGAGTTCCTGCCGGAGCTGGACGAAGGATCGATCTGGCTGACCGCCACGCTCGATCCCAGCACCAGCCTGGCCGAAGCGCAGCAGCAGTCGCGGCGCATCCGTGAGCTGGTCGGCACCTTCCCGCAGGTGTCGACGGTGGTGGCCAAGCTGGGGCGGCCGGAAGACGGCTCCGATGCCAAGGGCGCCAACCAGATCGAAGCGCTGGTGGCGTTGAAGCCGGAGAAGGAATGGCCGAAGGGCGTGGACAAGCGGCAGCTGGTGAGCGACCTGCAGCGCACGCTGGAGCAGCGTATTCCGGGGCCGGAGTTCTCGATCTCGCAGCCGGTGCGCGACAACATCCTGGAGAGCATCTCGCAGATCAAGGGCCAGGTGGTGATCAAGGTGAGTGGCTCGGATCTGGACGTGCTCAACCAGCAGGCGCAGGCGATCCTGGGCCAGGTACGTGGCGTGGAGGGCGTGGAGAGTGCCTTCATCGACCGCGACGGCTCATTGCCGCAGCTGCAGATCGAGATCGACCGCGACCGTGCTGCACGCTACGGCCTCAATGTGCGCGACATCGACGAGGTGATCGAGACCGCACTGGGCGGGCGCCAGGTCGGTGAACTGTGGGAAGGTGACCGCAAGTTCCCGATCACGCTGCGCCTGGACGACGCTGACCGTGACCTGCAGCGGCTGCGCACGGTGCCGGTGGGCATCGGCGATGGCCAGACCGTGACGCTCTCCGACGTGGCCGACTTCCGCATGGCCAGCGGCGCGATCAACATCTCGCGCGAGAACGCACAGCGGGTGAAGGCGGTGAGCATCTTCATCGCCGGGCGTGACATGGGCAGCGTGGTGGCCGACATGCGCAAGCGCGTGGACGCCAGCGTGCAGCTGCCGGAAGGTTACCGGCTGGAATGGTCCGGTGAGTTCGAGAACCAGCAGCGTGCGATGAAGCGGCTGGGCTGGGTGATTCCGCTGTCGGTGCTGATCATCTTCGTGTTGCTGTTCGACGCCTTCAAGGACATCAGCAGCGCCGCACTGATCCTGGCCAACGTGCCACTGGCGATGATCGGCGGCATCCTGGCCCTGTGGCTGACCGGCATTCCGCTGTCGGTGTCGGCGGCAATCGGCTTCATTGCATTGTTCGGGCAGGCGGTGCTGAACGGCGTGGTGATGCTCAGTCGCTTCGCGCAGCTGCGCGAGCAGGGCATGGACCTGCTGCAGTCGGTGGTGCAGGGCTCGCTGCAGCGCCTGCGTACGGTGCTGATGACCGCGCTGCTGGCGATGTTCGGGCTGCTGCCGATGGCGACTTCGCATGCGATCGGTGCCGAGACCCAGAAGCCGCTGGCGGTGGTGGTGATCGGCGGCCTGCTGTCGGCGATGCTGCTGACCCTACTGGTACTGCCGACGCTGTATTACTGGGTGCACCGGCGCCGCGAGGCACGGACGGGCTGA
- a CDS encoding efflux RND transporter periplasmic adaptor subunit, with protein sequence MKSTVAHRLRARHAVLPTLLALALLGGCGREPASYAEDAPQVSAGQIQFPAGSRQLDVLRSEVVTAGASASLQLPGRVVWDETRSSALRTPLAGQVARIEAQPGQKVKAGQVIAWITSPEFGQAQADGVRGRAELQQARKELERTRELHAAGVASGRELDEAEANFAGSQADHARATAFARAYGNGQHVDQRLPLRAPIDGVLVERRMSPGMAVSPDSEQPLAVIGDPDRLWLLLDVPESLAGRLKAGMQVSVPGADGQPLQAALQHVDDFVDSERRVVQARAELDNRARSFKAGQYVRAQVALPAEGGISLPDAAVLLIDGKQVVFVEEGKGRFVRHAVHAEELGDGRLWVREGLGVGSKVVVEGGLLLQQLVDSTPAAASTGTGHAAP encoded by the coding sequence ATGAAGTCCACCGTCGCCCATCGCCTGAGGGCGCGCCACGCCGTGCTGCCGACCCTGCTGGCGCTTGCCCTGCTGGGCGGCTGCGGCCGCGAACCGGCGTCCTATGCCGAGGATGCACCGCAGGTCAGTGCCGGCCAGATCCAGTTTCCGGCCGGCAGCCGCCAGCTGGACGTGCTGCGCAGCGAGGTGGTGACCGCCGGCGCCAGCGCCAGCCTGCAGCTGCCGGGCCGCGTGGTCTGGGACGAGACCCGATCCAGTGCACTGCGCACGCCGTTGGCGGGGCAGGTGGCGCGCATCGAGGCGCAGCCGGGGCAGAAGGTGAAGGCGGGCCAGGTGATCGCCTGGATCACTTCGCCCGAGTTCGGCCAGGCCCAGGCAGACGGCGTGCGTGGCCGCGCCGAGCTGCAGCAGGCGCGCAAGGAGCTGGAGCGTACTCGTGAACTGCATGCTGCGGGCGTGGCGTCCGGCCGTGAGCTGGACGAGGCCGAGGCCAACTTCGCCGGCAGCCAGGCCGATCATGCGCGCGCGACCGCCTTCGCCAGGGCCTATGGCAACGGCCAGCACGTCGACCAACGGCTGCCGCTGCGCGCGCCCATCGATGGCGTGCTGGTGGAGCGGCGGATGAGCCCGGGCATGGCGGTCAGCCCCGACAGTGAACAACCCTTGGCGGTGATCGGCGATCCGGACCGCCTGTGGTTGCTGCTGGATGTACCGGAGAGCCTGGCCGGGCGTCTGAAAGCGGGCATGCAGGTGAGCGTGCCCGGCGCCGATGGACAGCCGCTGCAGGCGGCCCTGCAGCACGTGGATGACTTCGTCGACAGCGAACGCCGGGTGGTGCAGGCGCGTGCCGAGCTGGACAACCGAGCACGGAGTTTCAAAGCGGGCCAGTACGTGCGTGCGCAGGTTGCATTGCCGGCCGAGGGCGGTATCTCGCTGCCCGACGCAGCGGTGCTGCTGATTGATGGAAAGCAGGTGGTGTTCGTCGAAGAGGGCAAAGGCCGCTTCGTGCGCCACGCGGTGCACGCGGAGGAACTGGGTGATGGCCGCCTGTGGGTGCGTGAGGGCCTGGGGGTAGGCAGCAAGGTGGTGGTCGAAGGCGGCCTGCTGCTGCAGCAGCTGGTGGACAGCACGCCGGCAGCGGCCAGCACCGGCACGGGGCACGCCGCCCCATGA
- a CDS encoding TolC family protein, producing the protein MNFSPRLAVVLAALSCAPAASALSLADAQRAMEAHNPDLRAAALELRGVQGDAQTAALRPATELSIGTSKISPKHGIGPGRWQDKRVDSTLGLGWTWERGGKRALRIRQADALLEVAGLDMLDARRRQQVALHEAYFGLKGAQERAQIADANRRSSVEQMTAADKQVATGAMAPVDRARLAVDDLAVADAAREAALDLRDARHALGLLLGSDDSRDLSADDPWPDASSVADVRAFDPQQRADLRAARSRLAAADAGVALARSERHRDIQLGVEAEREPTDISGVTWGVSLTIPLGGPSRARGAIQRAEADRDSAALELQVLQREARAELDQLQASAQSAAQRRNDYEGLQSDAARKAVQGIELAYRRGAASLTDLLDARRSWRDFEAALIEARADHAIALARWEAATSVAEGESR; encoded by the coding sequence ATGAATTTCTCCCCTCGTCTTGCGGTCGTGCTGGCCGCCCTTTCGTGCGCGCCTGCGGCTTCGGCGCTGTCCCTGGCGGATGCGCAGCGTGCAATGGAAGCGCACAACCCGGACCTGCGCGCGGCGGCACTGGAGCTGCGCGGGGTGCAGGGTGATGCGCAGACAGCGGCGTTGCGCCCGGCCACCGAGCTGTCGATCGGTACCAGCAAGATCAGCCCCAAGCATGGCATCGGCCCGGGGCGCTGGCAGGACAAGCGGGTGGACAGCACGCTGGGCCTGGGCTGGACCTGGGAGCGCGGCGGCAAGCGCGCATTGCGCATCCGCCAGGCGGACGCGCTGCTGGAAGTGGCCGGACTGGACATGCTCGATGCCCGGCGCCGCCAGCAGGTGGCGCTTCATGAAGCCTATTTCGGCCTGAAGGGTGCGCAGGAGCGGGCGCAGATTGCCGACGCCAACCGGCGGAGTTCGGTCGAACAGATGACCGCGGCCGACAAGCAGGTGGCCACCGGGGCGATGGCGCCGGTGGATCGCGCGCGGCTGGCGGTGGACGATCTGGCGGTGGCCGACGCGGCGCGCGAGGCGGCCCTGGATCTGCGCGATGCGCGGCATGCGCTGGGCCTGCTGCTCGGCAGCGATGACAGCCGTGACCTCAGCGCCGATGACCCCTGGCCGGATGCCAGCAGCGTGGCCGATGTGCGTGCGTTCGATCCGCAGCAGCGCGCCGACCTGCGTGCGGCGCGTTCGCGCCTGGCCGCCGCCGACGCGGGCGTGGCACTGGCGCGGAGCGAGCGCCATCGCGACATCCAGCTGGGCGTGGAGGCGGAGCGCGAGCCCACCGACATCAGCGGTGTCACCTGGGGCGTGTCGTTGACCATTCCACTGGGCGGCCCGTCGCGCGCACGCGGTGCGATCCAGCGTGCCGAGGCCGACCGCGACAGCGCCGCGCTGGAATTGCAGGTGCTGCAGCGCGAAGCACGCGCCGAGCTTGACCAGCTGCAGGCGAGCGCGCAGTCCGCTGCGCAGCGTCGCAACGACTACGAAGGGTTGCAGTCCGATGCTGCACGCAAGGCGGTGCAGGGCATTGAACTGGCCTACCGCCGCGGCGCCGCCAGCCTGACCGATCTGCTGGATGCGCGCCGCAGCTGGCGCGACTTCGAGGCCGCGCTGATCGAAGCGCGTGCCGACCACGCCATTGCCCTGGCGCGCTGGGAAGCGGCCACATCCGTTGCTGAAGGAGAATCCCGATGA
- a CDS encoding response regulator has translation MRILLIEDDAALADGLIRALQGAGHLCDHLSRGLHAPAALASAPYDVMVLDLSLPDVDGLDLLSRLRNDGVTLPVLILTARDGVEDRILGLDRGGDDYLAKPFALGELEARLRALSRRRSDAPAQKRLGRLCFDSIRNEAQVDGQRIELTARELSLVEALMQHPGRTVTKQRLFDALYSWDHEANLSVIEVHVSRLRRKLEQARAGVGIRMLRGLGYRLEAGGD, from the coding sequence ATGCGAATCCTGCTGATCGAAGACGACGCTGCCCTGGCCGATGGGCTGATCCGTGCCCTGCAGGGCGCCGGCCATCTCTGCGACCACCTCTCGCGTGGGCTGCACGCGCCGGCTGCACTGGCCAGCGCACCGTATGACGTGATGGTGCTCGACCTTTCATTGCCCGACGTCGATGGCCTGGACCTGCTCTCGCGCCTGCGCAACGACGGCGTCACCCTGCCGGTGCTGATCCTCACGGCGCGCGATGGCGTGGAGGACCGCATTCTTGGCCTGGACCGCGGTGGCGATGATTACCTGGCCAAGCCGTTCGCACTGGGTGAGCTGGAAGCCCGCCTGCGTGCACTGTCACGCCGCCGCAGCGATGCACCGGCGCAGAAGCGCCTGGGCCGGTTGTGCTTCGACAGCATCCGCAATGAAGCGCAGGTAGATGGCCAACGCATCGAACTGACCGCCCGCGAGCTGTCGCTGGTCGAGGCACTGATGCAGCACCCCGGCCGCACCGTCACCAAACAGCGCCTGTTCGACGCCTTGTACAGCTGGGATCACGAGGCCAACCTGTCGGTGATCGAAGTGCATGTCAGCCGCCTGCGCCGCAAGCTGGAACAGGCACGCGCCGGCGTCGGCATCCGCATGCTGCGCGGCCTGGGCTATCGGCTGGAGGCCGGCGGTGACTGA
- a CDS encoding sensor histidine kinase, with product MTERVHSLRGLLLRRLWLPLLVLLLCSAVGSFALARFYAGQVYDRWLLDSAMSLSELVKVQDGRASIEITPAVSRMFTWDTADEVHGEVVDADGGRLYGDLPEALPRPAAGSAGDDDAVYYDARLRGQAVRMVEVVVSAGPGHDIRLRVAETLRKRHRLERKLLLTSIPFQAAILALAAWLAWSGTGAAARHANQVARRLASPRPDPLAPLEPAQEAPRELWPAVEAYNALLQRLDAMQAAQRRFVSNAAHQLRTPLAAMQVELESSLRQHDPQAQQLALSGTLAGLARLQHLVNQLLMLSRSEDPHGSALPLQPLDLAALARDVVERYADRALAAGVDLGYDGPDDGVQVQGHPQLLREALGNLLDNALRYGAVPGVITLGLQQDAEGVQVWVDDDGAGIAEAERARVTERFYRASSEGDGCGLGLAIVAEIAQRHGAALVIDGAPIGGARVGLWFRSR from the coding sequence GTGACTGAGCGCGTGCACAGCCTGCGTGGCCTGCTGCTGCGCCGCCTGTGGCTGCCGCTGCTGGTACTGCTGCTGTGCAGCGCGGTGGGTTCCTTCGCGCTGGCCCGCTTCTACGCCGGCCAGGTCTACGACCGCTGGCTGCTGGACTCGGCGATGTCGTTGTCCGAGCTGGTGAAGGTGCAGGACGGGCGTGCCTCGATCGAGATCACCCCGGCGGTGTCGCGCATGTTCACCTGGGACACCGCCGACGAAGTGCACGGCGAGGTGGTGGATGCCGATGGCGGGCGACTGTATGGCGACCTGCCTGAGGCGCTGCCACGCCCCGCGGCCGGCTCTGCAGGTGATGACGACGCCGTCTACTACGATGCGCGCCTTCGTGGGCAAGCCGTGCGCATGGTGGAAGTGGTGGTCAGTGCCGGGCCGGGCCACGATATCCGGCTGCGCGTGGCTGAAACGCTGCGCAAGCGCCATCGCCTGGAACGCAAGCTGCTGCTGACCAGCATCCCGTTCCAGGCCGCGATCCTGGCACTGGCCGCATGGTTGGCCTGGTCCGGTACCGGTGCCGCCGCACGGCACGCCAACCAGGTAGCGCGCAGGCTGGCCAGCCCGCGCCCGGACCCATTGGCGCCACTGGAGCCCGCGCAGGAAGCCCCACGCGAACTGTGGCCAGCGGTGGAAGCCTATAACGCGCTGCTGCAACGGCTGGACGCGATGCAGGCCGCGCAACGGCGCTTTGTCAGCAACGCCGCACACCAGTTGCGCACGCCGCTGGCCGCGATGCAGGTGGAGCTGGAGAGTTCATTGCGCCAGCATGATCCGCAGGCGCAGCAACTGGCGCTGTCCGGCACGCTGGCCGGGCTGGCGCGGCTGCAGCACCTGGTCAACCAGCTGCTGATGCTCAGCCGCTCCGAGGATCCGCATGGCAGCGCACTGCCGCTGCAGCCGCTGGACCTGGCCGCGCTGGCACGCGATGTGGTCGAGCGCTACGCCGACCGTGCGTTGGCGGCGGGCGTGGACCTGGGTTACGACGGACCCGACGACGGCGTGCAGGTACAGGGCCATCCACAGCTCCTGCGCGAGGCACTGGGCAATCTGCTGGACAACGCGCTGCGCTACGGCGCCGTGCCCGGTGTGATCACCCTGGGGCTACAGCAGGATGCCGAGGGCGTGCAGGTGTGGGTGGACGATGATGGCGCCGGCATCGCCGAAGCCGAACGCGCGCGCGTCACGGAACGCTTCTACCGGGCAAGCAGCGAGGGCGACGGCTGCGGGCTGGGACTGGCGATCGTGGCCGAGATCGCGCAGCGGCATGGTGCGGCGCTGGTGATTGATGGCGCGCCGATCGGTGGCGCGCGAGTGGGGTTGTGGTTCCGTTCCCGTTGA